In Thermotoga sp. KOL6, the DNA window GAAAAAGATGTGGTTGCCAGAGCGAACTTTGCCACATGGGATGGGAAAGTCGTACTCGATAGAAGGGCGGGAAGACCGGCTACAGAGGAATCTGCCAGAGTAGTGCAGCTTCTTTCCGAAAAGATTAAGGAGATAGAAGACGTTAAGATAACTTTTTATCCAGGAAAAGAACATAGATTTGTTGTTAAATTCACAGGTGAAGGGCTTGGAGATAAAGTAACAGACGCGGATCCTCAAAAGGAAGGCCATCCCATGGTTTGGGCAGAAGGCTTGGATGAACCTTCGAAAAAAACCGCTAGAATTGCAAACGAATTGATCAAGAAAATAGCGGAGGTTCTGAAGGATAACCCAAAGATAAATTTTGCTCTCATTAGAGGATTTTCCAAGTACCCCGATCTTCCAAAATTTCCAGAGATTTATAAAATGAAGGCTGGAGCCATCGCTACGTATCCAATGTATAAAGGTCTCGCAAAACTCGTAGGAATGGAGATCATAGAAACTGGACAGACGATCGCAGACGAGATACAAACCTTGAAGGAAAAGTGGAACGATTATGACTTTTTCTATGTTCACGTCAAGAAGACTGATTCTTATGGTGAAGATGGAAAATACGAAGAAAAGGTGAAAGTAATCGAAGAAGTTGATAAAGTGATTCCAGAGATTCTTTCTTTGAATCCAGATGTTTTTGTCGTCACGGGAGACCATTCTACACCTGTGCCCTTGAAAGCACACAGTTGGC includes these proteins:
- a CDS encoding 2,3-bisphosphoglycerate-independent phosphoglycerate mutase, with the protein product MFDKQEFVSKLVTKNETKIVLLVMDGLGDIPVNGKTPLQAANTPNLDDLAKESDLGQTIPVLPGITPGSGPGHLSLFGYDPIKYQIGRGILEALGIGVEVDEKDVVARANFATWDGKVVLDRRAGRPATEESARVVQLLSEKIKEIEDVKITFYPGKEHRFVVKFTGEGLGDKVTDADPQKEGHPMVWAEGLDEPSKKTARIANELIKKIAEVLKDNPKINFALIRGFSKYPDLPKFPEIYKMKAGAIATYPMYKGLAKLVGMEIIETGQTIADEIQTLKEKWNDYDFFYVHVKKTDSYGEDGKYEEKVKVIEEVDKVIPEILSLNPDVFVVTGDHSTPVPLKAHSWHPVPILIRSKYTRRGLSQAFNEYECARGTLGTIHASDVMTLALAYAGRLEKFGA